A genomic window from Bacteroidales bacterium includes:
- a CDS encoding radical SAM-associated putative lipoprotein, with amino-acid sequence MKRTLLKKYNTLISLLLSILGFGAACSLTGCEYGPLAVEYGTPHAFFKVNGNVKSEMTSTNLPNIRVVLGVDTAYTDEQGNYQVGTMDFPDDQAYLVEFKDIDGGSNGAYQPLDTIVEFIDPEFTGGSGGWDQGETEKELHVKLRDTE; translated from the coding sequence ATGAAACGGACCCTGTTAAAGAAGTACAATACCTTAATAAGCTTGCTGTTATCCATACTGGGTTTTGGGGCGGCCTGCAGTTTAACTGGCTGTGAGTATGGTCCGCTCGCTGTAGAATACGGGACTCCGCATGCGTTTTTTAAAGTAAACGGGAATGTCAAGTCGGAGATGACTTCCACCAATTTGCCAAACATAAGGGTGGTTTTGGGGGTGGACACAGCTTACACCGATGAACAGGGTAACTACCAGGTTGGAACCATGGATTTTCCTGATGACCAGGCTTATCTGGTAGAGTTTAAAGATATTGACGGCGGAAGCAACGGAGCCTATCAGCCCCTGGATACGATCGTCGAATTTATTGATCCTGAATTTACAGGGGGCTCCGGAGGATGGGATCAGGGAGAGACGGAAAAAGAGTTACATGTGAAACTCAGGGACACAGAATGA